From the Paenibacillus sp. FSL H8-0548 genome, one window contains:
- the iolG gene encoding inositol 2-dehydrogenase produces the protein MKKQIKIGIIGAGRIGKIHADNLLRLPQVQITAVSDLFAGPELMEWATERGISKVCKDSSEIINDPAIDAIFICSSTDTHVPLIKQAAAAGKHVFCEKPLSMDIKRTEEAVAAAAAAGIKLQIGFNRRFDHNFKRVREHVLIGSVGTPHIVKITSRDPNPPHEEYIKVSGGIFMDMMIHDFDMARFLTGSEVTEVYAQGGVLIDPVFGKYGDVDTAIVTLRFANGAMGVIDNSRQAAYGYDQRVEVFGSKGSVAVSNDHPNTAEVSSAEGVTRDKPLHFFLERYNEAYIDETRQFVECLTNGQPLPVTGDDGVKAETIALAAKLSYQLGRPVQISEAVELKQKAEGAQSYV, from the coding sequence ATGAAAAAACAAATAAAAATCGGCATTATTGGAGCGGGCCGGATTGGTAAGATCCATGCCGATAACCTGCTGCGTCTGCCCCAGGTACAGATAACGGCGGTCAGTGACCTGTTCGCAGGCCCTGAACTCATGGAATGGGCGACAGAGCGGGGAATTTCGAAAGTATGCAAAGACAGCTCCGAAATTATAAATGATCCTGCGATTGATGCAATCTTTATCTGCTCTTCGACGGATACGCATGTCCCTCTCATTAAACAGGCAGCGGCAGCAGGCAAGCATGTGTTTTGCGAGAAGCCGCTCAGCATGGACATCAAGCGGACGGAGGAAGCCGTTGCGGCGGCAGCGGCGGCGGGCATTAAGCTGCAAATCGGCTTCAACCGCAGGTTTGACCATAATTTCAAGCGCGTGCGTGAGCATGTGCTGATCGGTTCGGTTGGCACGCCGCATATCGTGAAAATTACTTCACGCGACCCGAATCCGCCGCATGAGGAGTATATCAAAGTATCCGGCGGTATCTTTATGGATATGATGATCCATGATTTCGACATGGCACGTTTCCTGACCGGCAGCGAGGTGACGGAGGTTTATGCACAGGGTGGTGTTCTGATCGATCCGGTCTTCGGTAAATACGGAGATGTGGATACGGCCATCGTCACGCTGCGCTTCGCGAATGGAGCGATGGGTGTGATTGACAACAGCCGCCAGGCAGCTTATGGCTATGATCAGCGTGTAGAGGTTTTTGGTTCCAAGGGCAGCGTCGCAGTCAGCAATGATCACCCGAACACGGCTGAGGTCAGCTCCGCGGAGGGCGTGACGCGGGATAAACCGCTGCACTTTTTTCTGGAGCGCTACAATGAAGCTTACATCGATGAAACCAGGCAATTCGTGGAATGTCTCACAAATGGGCAGCCTCTCCCTGTTACGGGCGATGACGGCGTGAAGGCCGAAACGATCGCTTTGGCAGCCAAGCTGTCCTATCAGCTCGGACGTCCCGTTCAAATCAGCGAGGCTGTGGAATTGAAACAGAAAGCAGAGGGGGCGCAGAGCTATGTCTAA
- a CDS encoding AraC family transcriptional regulator — MISFLFFIFFQVLTERAQQDTAHIYASVNNQIVQTVEQPLQSIDHMMVTVQTRSSNSAEFNMLDYFDQEGPPSVFFTYQMTKEFNNLRQLYQSIHSIYLVRERDNYVLSSNTVSPLEQFSDRDFIEELLQDNYSYHWTNMRIFKEFHASREESVVSLARKYLTSRGESGLMIINVRTSSLEGLVSQKMDQTASYVMITGKNNEPVFASEKEASEKRKAISTVVSDYTGWTYESGLNKGSSFTMLQTFSSVWIILALIVAVFGMLSIVYMTNRNYKPLRALINKLDKISYASGEQGAAERNEFNYIESTVDSLVQRFNLFKSQSDMNSGYRKKSIFLEVMSGSRSLANAEWNVEMERHGFTSGFSKAAVIVISIDKYSDLLSRYREQDMILFRFIIQNMYMELIQKYDLFSWSEWVNDKEMCGFIYIQEDNEKQLIDSILKVSDSALQWIRANLPFTTTFGIGQTTDSVTMLKTSYKKAMEAVNFRLVFGNNRTIGYWETESGTSFELYNQLEQIRSLIYAFHSMEPDWLLKYGTLFEQFKQYKLKREDIVNLLNYFIFYLFEHVHGTILNDEIIETNKAIMKDVIDQFETLEDVQEEILSIMEKLEYVIAEQASKGGAAEIAVKMKQYIEEHVSDPDLSLIHLSQQFDIPSKNVSSLFKEQFNIKFIDFLIHRRVELAKQLLLEKEMSVQEIGRAVGYLNPVSFNRVFKRVVGIPPGDFRREKLG, encoded by the coding sequence ATGATCTCTTTTTTGTTTTTCATCTTTTTTCAAGTGCTGACAGAACGTGCGCAGCAGGACACAGCCCATATTTACGCGAGTGTCAACAATCAAATTGTCCAGACCGTGGAGCAGCCGCTGCAGTCGATTGACCATATGATGGTAACCGTTCAGACGCGCAGCAGCAACTCGGCCGAATTCAATATGCTCGATTATTTTGATCAGGAGGGTCCGCCGTCCGTTTTTTTTACGTACCAAATGACCAAAGAATTCAATAACCTAAGGCAGCTCTACCAAAGCATCCATTCCATTTATTTGGTTCGGGAACGAGACAACTATGTGCTTAGCTCCAATACGGTGTCGCCGCTGGAGCAGTTTTCGGACCGCGACTTTATCGAAGAGCTCCTGCAGGACAATTATTCTTACCACTGGACGAATATGCGCATATTCAAGGAGTTTCATGCTTCAAGAGAGGAGTCTGTCGTTTCGCTTGCGCGTAAGTATTTGACGAGCCGCGGCGAAAGCGGTCTGATGATTATTAATGTGCGGACGAGCTCGCTTGAAGGGCTGGTATCGCAAAAAATGGATCAAACCGCCAGCTATGTTATGATAACGGGCAAGAACAACGAGCCTGTATTTGCTTCAGAGAAAGAGGCATCGGAAAAACGCAAAGCCATTTCAACCGTCGTGTCTGATTATACGGGCTGGACCTACGAAAGCGGACTGAATAAAGGAAGCAGTTTTACGATGCTGCAAACCTTTTCGAGCGTATGGATCATCCTCGCTCTTATCGTCGCTGTTTTTGGAATGCTATCGATTGTGTATATGACCAATCGCAATTACAAGCCGCTGCGTGCGCTTATTAATAAACTGGACAAAATCTCATATGCATCAGGCGAGCAGGGTGCTGCTGAGCGAAATGAGTTCAACTATATTGAATCGACGGTCGATTCCCTAGTTCAGCGCTTCAACCTGTTCAAGTCCCAATCCGATATGAATAGCGGCTACCGCAAAAAGTCGATTTTTCTTGAAGTGATGAGCGGTTCCAGATCGCTTGCGAATGCGGAGTGGAATGTGGAGATGGAACGTCACGGCTTTACGAGCGGTTTCAGCAAGGCCGCCGTTATCGTTATTTCGATCGATAAATATTCAGATTTATTGTCGCGTTATCGGGAGCAGGATATGATCTTGTTCCGTTTTATCATTCAAAATATGTACATGGAGCTTATTCAGAAATACGATCTTTTTAGTTGGAGCGAATGGGTGAACGATAAAGAGATGTGCGGCTTCATTTATATACAAGAGGATAATGAAAAGCAGTTGATAGATAGCATCCTCAAGGTTTCGGACAGCGCGCTTCAATGGATCAGGGCAAATCTGCCGTTCACGACTACTTTCGGAATCGGGCAAACGACGGATTCGGTCACGATGCTCAAGACTTCTTATAAAAAAGCGATGGAAGCTGTGAATTTCAGGCTGGTGTTCGGCAATAACCGCACGATTGGGTACTGGGAGACTGAATCGGGAACCTCCTTCGAACTGTACAATCAACTTGAGCAAATTCGAAGCCTCATTTACGCATTTCACTCGATGGAGCCAGATTGGCTGTTAAAATACGGCACGCTTTTCGAGCAGTTCAAGCAATATAAGTTGAAACGTGAGGATATCGTTAATTTACTCAACTATTTCATCTTTTATTTGTTTGAGCATGTGCATGGCACCATCCTAAACGACGAAATCATCGAGACGAACAAAGCGATCATGAAGGATGTGATCGATCAATTTGAAACACTTGAGGATGTGCAGGAAGAGATTCTCAGCATTATGGAGAAGCTTGAATATGTCATTGCCGAGCAAGCAAGCAAGGGCGGGGCAGCCGAAATTGCGGTCAAGATGAAACAGTATATTGAAGAGCATGTGTCCGATCCGGATTTATCGCTTATTCATTTAAGCCAGCAATTCGATATTCCTTCCAAAAACGTCAGCTCGCTATTCAAAGAGCAGTTCAATATTAAATTCATCGATTTTCTTATTCATCGAAGGGTTGAGCTGGCTAAGCAGCTGCTGCTGGAAAAAGAGATGAGCGTTCAGGAAATCGGACGTGCGGTTGGTTATTTGAATCCGGTCTCATTTAACCGGGTTTTTAAGCGGGTGGTAGGCATTCCGCCGGGTGATTTTCGTAGAGAGAAGCTCGGTTAA
- the iolB gene encoding 5-deoxy-glucuronate isomerase: protein MSKLIVKPVSPNKDGIVLAVSPESAGWQYVGFEVAKLEVGQKLERVTGDLEYCLVLLSGIADVATQEESFTKVGDRMSVFENKPPYAVYVPNGDRFEVTATTALELAICSAPGKGGFKARLIAPSAAAQETRGYGNLERQIYNILPESEPADSLLVVEVITPEGHWSSYPPHKHDRDALPEESLLEETYYYKIQPEQGFAVQRVYTDNRSLDETLIVKNGETVLVPEGYHPVSAPPGYEVYYLNVMAGPTRAWKFVNDEEHAWIMTKPSDRV from the coding sequence ATGTCTAAGCTAATCGTTAAGCCTGTGAGTCCGAATAAGGACGGCATCGTACTTGCTGTTTCACCCGAATCGGCAGGCTGGCAATATGTCGGGTTCGAGGTAGCGAAGCTGGAAGTGGGACAAAAGCTGGAACGCGTGACCGGCGATCTCGAATATTGCTTGGTACTGCTGTCTGGCATTGCAGATGTTGCCACACAGGAAGAGAGCTTTACGAAGGTTGGCGATCGGATGAGCGTTTTCGAGAATAAACCGCCCTATGCCGTCTACGTTCCAAATGGCGACCGCTTTGAAGTAACTGCAACGACTGCACTTGAGCTTGCGATTTGCAGTGCCCCTGGGAAAGGCGGCTTCAAGGCACGCCTTATCGCACCTTCGGCTGCCGCACAGGAAACGCGGGGCTACGGAAATTTGGAGCGCCAAATTTACAACATTTTGCCGGAGAGCGAGCCGGCAGACAGTCTGCTGGTAGTCGAGGTTATTACGCCGGAGGGTCATTGGTCGAGCTATCCGCCTCATAAGCATGACCGTGATGCCCTGCCCGAGGAGTCGCTGCTGGAGGAAACATACTATTACAAAATTCAGCCTGAGCAAGGGTTTGCCGTGCAGCGAGTCTATACGGATAACCGCTCTCTTGACGAGACGTTGATCGTAAAGAACGGTGAAACCGTGCTCGTTCCAGAAGGCTATCATCCGGTATCCGCGCCTCCGGGCTATGAAGTGTATTATTTGAATGTCATGGCGGGACCGACAAGAGCCTGGAAATTTGTCAACGATGAGGAACACGCTTGGATTATGACGAAGCCGAGCGACCGAGTATAA
- a CDS encoding extracellular solute-binding protein, producing the protein MKKTWRIMAGVLLTAALLMSACSKNDNSAGQGKNGAGEGGESQTPVKLSAFINQSPNLANLNNPFTKLVEEKTNVQLSFTVGTPNDNNDKRNVLMASGDYPEIFLSGNFTPAEQMKFGKQGVFLPLNDLIDQYAPNIKGIFEERPDLRTAVTSSDGNIYGMPQVNECYHCWYAQKLWINQKWLDNLGLDMPTTTEEYAEVLRAFKTKDPNGNGIADEVPLSGALYTWHGDITGFLMNPFIYNNGDGQSFSYIRVKDGQVQLSASQPEWKDGLGYLASLYKEGLIDPQTFTQNQEGLQQLGNNVGETILGSFAIGHVQMAVAATDERNQDYVAVPPLKGPNGVQLSGYYKSVGNQGRFAITDKANEEQQIAAIKMLDYLWTEEGTRGQVFSVEGHSWSKATSDQLNVNGQPASYQVDPSYRSETIHTDGWDQAGPDFRPRDRFESEAVSQDILSPEGYELRLVMETNKYEGFEPKEDEMFPIDIFISAEDGEKAAQFKATIEDYVRSNMLQFITGHKDIQKDWDSYVQGFGGLKLTDYLQILQSAYDADLSKMK; encoded by the coding sequence ATGAAAAAAACATGGAGAATAATGGCTGGTGTTTTGTTGACAGCTGCACTTCTCATGAGTGCTTGCTCAAAAAATGATAATTCTGCGGGTCAAGGAAAGAATGGAGCCGGTGAAGGCGGAGAATCGCAAACGCCGGTCAAATTATCTGCATTCATCAATCAATCGCCTAACCTTGCAAACCTGAATAATCCGTTTACGAAACTGGTGGAAGAGAAAACAAATGTGCAGCTGTCGTTTACGGTCGGAACGCCTAACGATAACAACGATAAACGTAATGTGCTTATGGCAAGCGGCGATTATCCGGAGATTTTCCTTAGCGGAAACTTTACGCCTGCCGAGCAAATGAAGTTCGGCAAGCAGGGTGTCTTCCTGCCGCTTAACGATCTGATCGATCAATACGCACCGAATATTAAGGGGATTTTTGAAGAACGTCCGGATTTGAGAACGGCGGTTACCTCCTCGGATGGGAACATATACGGCATGCCGCAGGTTAATGAATGCTACCACTGCTGGTATGCGCAAAAGCTGTGGATCAACCAAAAATGGCTGGACAATCTCGGGCTGGACATGCCGACGACTACGGAGGAATATGCTGAGGTTCTGCGTGCATTCAAAACCAAAGACCCGAATGGAAACGGCATTGCAGATGAAGTTCCGCTTAGTGGAGCACTGTACACATGGCATGGCGACATTACGGGTTTCCTGATGAATCCGTTCATATACAATAACGGCGACGGTCAGTCCTTCTCGTATATTCGCGTCAAGGATGGACAGGTACAGCTCTCTGCCAGCCAGCCGGAATGGAAAGACGGACTTGGCTATCTGGCATCCTTGTATAAAGAAGGTTTGATTGATCCACAAACCTTTACGCAAAACCAGGAAGGACTGCAGCAGCTTGGCAACAACGTCGGTGAAACGATTTTAGGTTCATTCGCAATCGGCCATGTGCAGATGGCTGTAGCTGCGACCGACGAGCGCAATCAGGATTATGTGGCTGTTCCGCCGCTTAAAGGACCTAATGGCGTGCAGTTGTCTGGCTATTACAAATCAGTGGGTAACCAGGGCCGGTTTGCCATTACGGATAAAGCGAATGAAGAGCAGCAGATCGCAGCGATCAAGATGCTTGACTATTTGTGGACTGAAGAAGGAACAAGAGGACAAGTATTCTCGGTGGAGGGTCATTCCTGGAGCAAGGCAACTTCTGATCAGCTTAACGTGAACGGGCAGCCTGCCAGCTATCAGGTGGATCCATCCTACCGAAGCGAGACGATCCACACGGATGGCTGGGATCAGGCAGGTCCTGATTTCCGTCCGCGAGACCGTTTCGAGTCGGAGGCTGTATCTCAGGATATCCTGTCGCCAGAGGGCTACGAGCTTCGCTTGGTCATGGAGACGAATAAGTATGAGGGCTTCGAGCCGAAAGAGGATGAAATGTTCCCGATTGATATTTTCATCAGTGCCGAGGATGGTGAAAAAGCCGCACAATTCAAAGCGACGATTGAGGATTACGTCCGTTCGAATATGCTGCAGTTCATTACGGGGCATAAGGATATCCAGAAGGATTGGGACAGCTATGTACAAGGCTTCGGTGGCCTGAAGCTGACTGATTACTTGCAAATCCTGCAAAGTGCTTACGACGCGGATCTGAGCAAAATGAAATAA
- a CDS encoding carbohydrate ABC transporter permease, which yields MAKSGAIKEPLSDKVLLTVIYIVLFAVLAAVLYPLIYIVSSSFSSPQAVVSGRVWLFPVEPSLKGYTAVLNNPRIWAGYSNSLFYMCVGTLISVFLTFALAYPLSKRTFYGRTLIMYLIIVTMIFSGGLIPYYLTVKSLGMIDTRWALLLPQAIAVWQIFIAKTFFQESIPDELNEAAEIDGCSDLRFLWSIVLPLSKPVVAVLALMYAVTAWNAYFDALIFLKNVNLYPLQLILREILIQNSVDNSMMVDVRTMEARQGMKDLLKFSLIVVSSLPVLIIYPFVQKHFVKGVMIGSLKG from the coding sequence ATGGCGAAATCAGGTGCTATTAAAGAGCCGTTGTCGGACAAGGTGCTGCTCACCGTCATTTACATCGTATTGTTTGCCGTATTGGCGGCCGTTCTTTACCCGCTTATTTATATTGTGAGCTCTTCGTTCAGCTCGCCGCAGGCAGTTGTGTCCGGAAGAGTATGGCTGTTCCCAGTCGAACCGTCGCTGAAAGGCTATACGGCAGTGCTAAACAACCCACGCATATGGGCAGGCTATTCGAACTCTCTATTCTATATGTGCGTGGGAACCTTGATCAGCGTCTTCCTTACATTTGCACTAGCTTATCCGTTATCGAAGCGCACTTTTTACGGGCGAACACTGATCATGTATTTGATCATTGTCACCATGATCTTCAGCGGAGGGTTGATCCCTTATTATCTAACGGTGAAGAGCCTCGGGATGATCGACACGCGCTGGGCTTTGCTGCTGCCGCAGGCTATCGCGGTCTGGCAAATATTTATTGCAAAAACGTTCTTTCAGGAGTCGATTCCAGATGAATTGAATGAAGCGGCAGAAATTGACGGCTGCAGCGATCTCCGTTTCCTCTGGTCCATTGTTCTTCCGCTGTCAAAGCCAGTAGTCGCGGTGCTTGCGCTCATGTACGCCGTAACCGCATGGAATGCTTACTTTGATGCGCTAATTTTCTTGAAAAACGTAAATCTATACCCACTGCAGCTGATTCTTCGCGAAATTCTGATACAAAATTCCGTCGATAATTCAATGATGGTAGACGTACGAACAATGGAAGCTAGACAAGGAATGAAGGATTTGCTGAAATTTTCGCTAATCGTCGTTTCGAGTCTGCCTGTCCTCATCATATATCCATTTGTTCAGAAGCATTTCGTAAAGGGGGTCATGATCGGTTCTCTTAAAGGTTAA
- a CDS encoding ABC transporter permease subunit translates to MPTEPIKRTVRSEIVRKMQRHWQLYLLILLPLIYFILFKYVPIFGVQIAFKDLNVKAGIWGSPWVGFKHFEAFFNHPNFWLLIKNTLFLSLYTLAVGFPAPILLALMINELKNGFFKRTVQMVTYAPYFISTVVMVSMILLFLAPRIGVIDHVRTALGLDSVNFIGEPSMFKTIFVLSDVWQYMGYSAIIYIAALAGVNPQLYEASKLDGASRLQKIIHIDLPSIMPIMVLLLVLNMGQLLNIGFEKVYLLQNPLNTSSSEIISTYVYKVGLVQANYSFSSAVGLFNSLINLLLILLANFGARRATGLGLF, encoded by the coding sequence ATGCCGACAGAGCCGATCAAACGGACCGTTCGAAGCGAAATCGTTAGAAAGATGCAAAGGCATTGGCAGCTTTATCTTTTGATCCTGCTGCCGCTCATTTATTTTATTCTATTTAAATACGTTCCGATTTTCGGCGTTCAGATCGCGTTTAAGGATCTAAACGTGAAGGCAGGCATCTGGGGCAGTCCATGGGTAGGCTTCAAACATTTCGAAGCATTTTTTAACCACCCAAACTTTTGGCTTCTCATTAAAAACACGCTGTTTTTAAGCCTGTACACGTTAGCGGTAGGCTTTCCTGCTCCAATCCTGCTCGCGCTTATGATTAATGAATTAAAAAACGGTTTTTTCAAACGGACGGTTCAAATGGTTACTTACGCGCCATACTTTATTTCCACCGTTGTCATGGTTTCAATGATTCTGCTTTTCCTGGCACCGCGTATCGGCGTGATTGATCATGTGAGAACCGCGCTAGGGCTTGATTCCGTCAATTTTATCGGCGAACCCTCCATGTTCAAGACGATCTTCGTCCTCTCGGACGTTTGGCAGTACATGGGATACAGCGCCATCATTTATATAGCCGCTCTTGCTGGAGTTAACCCGCAGCTTTACGAAGCTTCGAAGCTTGATGGCGCTAGCCGGCTGCAAAAAATCATTCATATCGATCTGCCGAGCATTATGCCGATCATGGTGCTGCTTCTTGTCCTGAACATGGGACAACTGCTGAATATCGGCTTCGAGAAGGTGTATCTGCTTCAAAATCCGTTGAACACGAGCTCTTCTGAAATCATATCGACCTACGTGTACAAGGTCGGCCTAGTGCAGGCCAATTACAGCTTCTCGTCGGCTGTCGGATTATTTAATTCATTGATTAACCTACTATTAATATTGCTTGCCAACTTCGGGGCAAGACGCGCTACAGGATTGGGGTTGTTCTAA
- a CDS encoding CoA-acylating methylmalonate-semialdehyde dehydrogenase, whose protein sequence is MVNTLKNWIGGEWVEASTSEVEAVVNPATEEILANVPLSTKEDVDKAVYAAKNAFQSWSKTPVPKRARVLFKYQQLLVDHWEELAQLITKENGKSYSEAYGEVLRGIECVEFAAGAPNLMMGKQLPDIASHIESGMYRYPIGVIGGITPFNFPMMVPCWMFPLAIACGNTFILKPSERTPLLAQRLAELFAEAGLPAGVLNVVHGARDVVNGILEHKDIAGVSFVGSQPVAEYVYKTGTANGKRVQALAGAKNHSIVLPDADLDLTVKEIVNAAFGSAGERCMACAVVVAVGEVGDSLVSKLTDAANKITIGNGMEENIFLGPVIRSGHKERTLHYIETGENEGALLVRDGRKDGATDGEGYFVGPTIFDNVDCGMKIWQDEIFAPVLAIVRVATLEDAIVLANQSDFANGACLFTTNGSSVRQFRETIDAGMLGINLGVPAPMAFFPFSGWKKSFYGDLHANGTDGVEFYTRKKMVTARW, encoded by the coding sequence ATGGTAAACACATTAAAAAATTGGATCGGCGGAGAATGGGTGGAGGCTTCAACCTCTGAAGTAGAGGCGGTTGTCAACCCAGCAACAGAAGAAATACTTGCGAATGTTCCTTTATCTACAAAAGAGGATGTCGACAAAGCGGTCTATGCAGCCAAGAATGCATTCCAAAGCTGGAGCAAAACACCAGTACCGAAACGCGCACGTGTATTATTTAAATATCAGCAGCTGCTTGTTGACCATTGGGAAGAGCTTGCCCAGCTGATTACGAAAGAAAATGGCAAAAGCTACAGCGAAGCTTACGGTGAGGTGCTGCGCGGCATCGAGTGTGTAGAGTTCGCGGCTGGTGCTCCGAACCTGATGATGGGCAAGCAATTGCCGGACATCGCTTCCCACATTGAATCCGGCATGTACCGTTACCCGATCGGCGTGATCGGCGGAATTACTCCGTTCAACTTTCCGATGATGGTGCCTTGCTGGATGTTCCCGCTTGCTATCGCTTGCGGCAACACGTTCATCTTGAAGCCTTCCGAGCGTACGCCGCTATTGGCGCAGCGCCTAGCAGAGCTATTCGCAGAAGCTGGCCTGCCAGCAGGTGTGCTGAACGTCGTGCACGGAGCACGCGATGTCGTGAACGGGATTTTGGAACACAAGGATATTGCGGGGGTATCATTCGTCGGTTCTCAGCCCGTGGCTGAATATGTATACAAAACAGGTACGGCAAACGGCAAACGCGTGCAAGCTTTGGCTGGCGCCAAAAACCACTCCATCGTGCTTCCGGATGCTGATCTTGACCTGACGGTCAAAGAAATTGTCAATGCGGCTTTCGGCTCGGCTGGTGAGCGCTGCATGGCCTGTGCTGTCGTTGTAGCGGTAGGTGAAGTCGGCGATTCGCTTGTAAGCAAGCTGACCGATGCTGCAAACAAAATTACGATCGGCAACGGCATGGAAGAGAATATTTTCCTCGGTCCGGTCATTCGAAGCGGGCATAAGGAAAGAACGCTTCATTATATTGAAACTGGCGAGAACGAAGGAGCTTTGCTCGTTCGCGACGGACGCAAGGATGGAGCAACTGACGGAGAGGGATATTTCGTCGGTCCTACGATTTTCGATAACGTGGATTGCGGCATGAAAATTTGGCAGGACGAGATTTTTGCCCCCGTACTTGCGATTGTACGCGTAGCGACTTTGGAGGATGCCATTGTCCTAGCCAATCAATCCGACTTCGCTAACGGTGCTTGCTTATTCACGACCAATGGGAGCAGCGTTCGCCAATTCCGCGAGACGATTGATGCGGGCATGCTTGGCATTAACTTAGGCGTGCCTGCGCCGATGGCATTCTTTCCATTCTCGGGATGGAAGAAATCGTTCTACGGCGATCTTCACGCAAATGGAACCGACGGTGTGGAGTTCTATACGCGCAAGAAAATGGTGACGGCACGTTGGTAG
- a CDS encoding phytanoyl-CoA dioxygenase family protein, with translation MFKKDSELLKPLTDKQLEQYRQDGYIIIKKGCSADLIDAFNRHIYELRSAPLNEMLDWARTSEKARFSTRLFNPHQHDSFSRQMMKLPIVRGALAQLMEKEAVCVQSMFFYKEPGSHGQAAHQDYYYIKNDPMTMVAAWIATEEKVDEQNGCLWVIPGTHKLGLLPHGKVKNLEEHEEWTDETEGIDLTKQIPVIMEKGDILFFHELLIHSSNRNRSEDRWRRSYVCHYIREDSAVTLREDLREKYSLI, from the coding sequence ATGTTTAAGAAGGATTCCGAACTTTTAAAGCCGCTTACCGACAAGCAGCTGGAGCAATACAGGCAAGACGGATACATTATCATAAAAAAAGGGTGCAGCGCCGATTTGATCGATGCTTTTAACAGACACATTTACGAACTTCGCTCTGCGCCGCTGAACGAAATGCTCGACTGGGCACGCACCTCGGAGAAAGCACGCTTCTCCACGCGGCTTTTCAATCCGCATCAGCATGACAGCTTTTCTAGGCAAATGATGAAGCTTCCCATCGTAAGAGGCGCATTAGCCCAATTGATGGAAAAGGAAGCGGTTTGCGTGCAAAGCATGTTCTTCTATAAGGAACCGGGCTCTCACGGTCAGGCGGCTCATCAGGATTATTACTATATCAAAAACGATCCAATGACGATGGTTGCCGCCTGGATCGCGACGGAAGAAAAGGTAGACGAGCAGAACGGGTGCTTGTGGGTTATCCCAGGAACGCATAAGCTTGGCCTTTTGCCGCATGGAAAAGTGAAAAATCTCGAGGAGCATGAAGAATGGACGGATGAGACGGAAGGCATCGACTTGACAAAGCAAATTCCGGTCATAATGGAAAAGGGAGATATATTGTTTTTCCATGAGCTGCTGATCCATTCTTCCAACCGCAACCGAAGCGAGGACCGCTGGCGCCGCTCTTACGTTTGCCATTATATCCGCGAGGATTCAGCCGTCACGCTGCGAGAGGATTTGCGCGAGAAGTATTCGTTGATTTAA